One Paenibacillus sp. FSL H7-0737 DNA segment encodes these proteins:
- a CDS encoding daunorubicin resistance protein DrrA family ABC transporter ATP-binding protein, translated as MTSNNWAIEVIGLKKSYKNVEVLRGVDFTVQKGSTFALLGSNGAGKTTMIKILATLLQPDNGSAKINGADVTKQPEQVRKEISLTGQSVTADYILTGRENLRMMAKLRHLPDPDKQAEELLRRFDLLDAADRRISTYSGGMCRRLDLAMSLLGNPSVIFLDEPTTGLDPQARLAMWDMIKDLARSGVTVFLTTQYLEEADHLADQIAILHEGHIVASGSPAELKNRLPKGHIELRFDNETTLNQAQDLLKEFNATADSNNLTLSVITDGSTRQMMRLLTKAAEADIEIAEFAQKLPSLEDVFLAIVTSKKEDSR; from the coding sequence ATGACATCGAACAATTGGGCGATTGAAGTAATAGGCCTCAAAAAATCCTATAAGAACGTGGAAGTGTTGCGGGGGGTGGACTTCACTGTTCAGAAGGGTTCAACTTTTGCTCTTCTAGGGTCCAACGGCGCGGGTAAAACCACTATGATTAAAATTCTTGCCACCCTGCTCCAGCCCGACAACGGAAGCGCAAAGATTAATGGAGCCGACGTAACTAAGCAACCAGAGCAAGTACGTAAGGAGATCAGCCTGACAGGACAAAGCGTCACCGCTGACTATATCCTGACCGGACGCGAGAATCTGCGAATGATGGCCAAACTCCGCCATTTGCCCGATCCTGACAAACAAGCCGAGGAGTTATTACGTCGTTTTGACTTGCTCGATGCCGCCGATCGCCGAATCTCCACGTATTCCGGAGGGATGTGTCGGCGCTTGGATTTGGCCATGAGCTTATTGGGTAACCCTTCGGTCATTTTTCTCGATGAGCCGACCACCGGACTTGACCCGCAAGCGCGTCTTGCTATGTGGGATATGATCAAGGATTTAGCGAGATCAGGTGTCACTGTTTTTTTAACTACGCAGTATTTAGAGGAAGCTGACCATCTAGCTGATCAAATTGCGATCTTACACGAAGGTCATATCGTGGCAAGCGGCAGTCCCGCGGAGCTAAAAAATAGATTGCCTAAGGGTCATATCGAGCTTCGATTCGACAATGAAACAACGCTAAATCAAGCACAAGATCTGTTAAAGGAATTTAACGCGACTGCAGATTCGAACAATCTCACGCTCTCCGTCATTACAGACGGAAGTACGAGACAGATGATGCGTCTGCTAACGAAAGCAGCGGAAGCTGACATAGAAATTGCCGAGTTTGCGCAGAAACTGCCCTCGCTTGAGGATGTTTTTCTCGCGATCGTCACTAGCAAAAAGGAGGACTCCCGATGA
- a CDS encoding ABC transporter permease yields the protein MKFIHFLGDTAVMSGRVIRHSTRSIDTIITVIAMPIMIMLLFVYIFGGAMNTGDVSYINYIVPGILLFCIASGVAYSSLRINNDLTKGIFERFHSMPIAKASILGGHVVASLVFNVISLLAIFLVAFGMGFRPKADVLGWVLAIGILLLSVLAFTWIAVTFGLLAKSFEGAGVFSYILMLLLFVSSAFAPTDSMPSAIRVFAEYQPMTPLIESIRSLLLGGTADKTTLVAVLWSLAILAFFWASAMRVYKRRMK from the coding sequence ATGAAATTCATTCATTTTCTAGGCGATACCGCCGTCATGAGTGGGCGTGTCATTCGCCATTCCACACGTAGCATCGACACGATTATTACCGTCATCGCCATGCCGATCATGATCATGCTGCTCTTTGTTTACATCTTTGGCGGAGCGATGAACACCGGTGATGTAAGCTATATCAATTATATTGTGCCCGGAATATTGCTCTTTTGCATTGCTAGTGGCGTAGCTTATTCTTCTCTTCGTATCAATAACGATCTCACAAAAGGCATATTCGAGCGTTTCCATTCCATGCCGATTGCAAAAGCCTCTATTCTAGGCGGTCATGTGGTTGCTTCATTAGTTTTTAACGTCATTTCCTTGCTTGCCATTTTCCTTGTTGCCTTCGGAATGGGATTTCGGCCGAAAGCGGATGTGCTCGGCTGGGTATTAGCCATTGGTATTTTGTTGCTTAGCGTACTTGCGTTTACTTGGATTGCCGTCACCTTCGGCTTGCTTGCTAAGTCATTCGAAGGAGCAGGAGTGTTTTCTTACATTTTGATGTTACTTTTATTCGTTAGTTCTGCCTTTGCGCCGACCGACAGCATGCCTTCGGCTATACGCGTATTCGCAGAATATCAGCCCATGACACCGCTTATCGAGAGTATTCGTTCTCTTTTACTCGGAGGAACGGCAGATAAAACTACGCTTGTGGCGGTATTATGGAGTTTAGCAATACTTGCTTTTTTCTGGGCTTCCGCAATGCGAGTGTATAAACGGAGAATGAAATAG
- a CDS encoding MFS transporter, with the protein MIPNEAQNKKHWKRDIIIFLSSQTFSLFGSALVQYAIMWYVTLTTKSGMMMTLFIICGFIPTFLLSPFAGVWADRFNRKYLIMISDAMIAFVTLILAITFLLGYDEIWLLFAIAAVRALGAGVQSPAVGAILPQIVPEDKLTKVNGINGSLQALMMFVAPIVSASLLSLATIEVIFFIDVITAAIAIFTLSFFLKIPLHKKATDKQTTSYLDDFKQGLSYIKTHSFLKTFFIFFAFFFVLMAPAAFLTPLQVTRSFGDDYWRLTAIEIVFSIGMMAGGAIIASWGGLRNKVYTMTFASLIMGVCTFALGIVPVFWIYLVMMAIFGVAMPVFNTPTTVMLQEKVDPDYLGRIFGVFGMISTSMMPIGMLIFGPLADVIEIEWLLVGTGVLTVILSIIFIRNKRLVEAGMPLIQEASQE; encoded by the coding sequence GTGATACCAAACGAAGCACAAAACAAAAAACATTGGAAACGGGATATAATTATCTTTCTAAGTAGTCAAACATTTTCGTTATTCGGTTCTGCTTTAGTTCAATATGCTATTATGTGGTACGTTACGCTTACAACAAAATCAGGTATGATGATGACATTATTTATTATTTGTGGATTCATTCCTACCTTTTTATTATCACCGTTTGCAGGTGTATGGGCGGACCGTTTCAACCGGAAATATCTTATTATGATATCAGATGCCATGATTGCCTTTGTTACACTGATTTTAGCCATTACATTTTTGCTTGGTTATGATGAGATATGGTTGTTGTTCGCCATTGCTGCAGTTCGTGCGCTCGGAGCTGGGGTTCAATCACCTGCGGTTGGGGCAATATTACCTCAAATTGTACCAGAGGATAAGCTGACGAAAGTAAATGGGATTAACGGAAGTCTTCAAGCACTAATGATGTTTGTTGCACCTATCGTTAGCGCGTCATTGCTTTCATTGGCAACAATTGAGGTCATTTTCTTTATCGATGTTATCACAGCGGCGATAGCGATCTTTACATTATCTTTCTTTTTGAAAATACCGTTGCATAAAAAAGCGACTGATAAACAAACGACAAGCTATTTGGACGATTTTAAACAGGGTTTAAGCTATATTAAAACCCACAGCTTTCTCAAAACTTTTTTCATTTTTTTTGCCTTTTTCTTCGTATTGATGGCACCGGCTGCATTTTTAACACCGCTACAAGTGACACGCAGCTTCGGAGATGATTATTGGCGATTAACAGCCATTGAAATTGTTTTTTCTATCGGTATGATGGCTGGCGGAGCAATTATTGCTTCATGGGGCGGCTTACGAAACAAAGTATATACGATGACTTTTGCTAGCTTAATTATGGGTGTATGTACGTTCGCTTTGGGTATTGTACCTGTTTTTTGGATCTACTTGGTTATGATGGCTATTTTCGGCGTAGCTATGCCCGTCTTTAATACACCGACAACCGTAATGCTACAAGAGAAGGTAGATCCGGATTACTTGGGACGCATATTCGGAGTCTTTGGTATGATATCGACTTCCATGATGCCAATCGGAATGCTGATATTCGGTCCGCTCGCAGATGTAATTGAGATTGAATGGCTCCTTGTTGGAACAGGGGTGTTAACTGTAATACTGTCCATTATCTTCATTCGAAACAAACGTTTAGTTGAAGCTGGGATGCCTTTAATACAGGAAGCATCACAAGAGTAG
- a CDS encoding preprotein translocase subunit SecA: protein MNIAVKLMHKFKDRDTQNKLKVYQDKVELIRKRNLEAWDDGQLQAESLRLQKEAKSGTPLDELLIAAYALVCEAAKRKLGLNPYDVQIMAAIALHERFLIEQHTGEGKTLSAVMPAYLNALTGKGIHVLTFNDYLAKRDAEWMGPIYRFLGLTVNSVQAGMSLSEKQEAYAKDITYVTAKEAGFDYLRDSIALNEADTVHRPFHYVIVDEADSLLLDEARVPLVISGDMPSSRSDGFRFAEVARQLKRDGHYDFDEFQRNVYLNETGAAHAELMLGCGNLYDSHNSHLLTSLNCALHAESLLKKDIDYIVRDGKIELIEEYTGRVAENRYLPDGLQAALTAKEGLYSIAGGKILGTITIQHFISLYPQICGMTATAHASAMDFEDIYALQVLQIPPNRPNIRIDHLHRIYTHKEAKLKALVQEISSVHRTGRPILIGTSSVEESAMLAEALAVSGVSCHVLNAKNDAEEADIIAKAGEIGAVTVSTNMAGRGVDIRLGGGDPAQAEVIAKLGGLYVIATHVNESVRIDDQLRGRSGRQGDPGASVFYVSLEDELLLRFGIHKAVRAPRQDEALEETGLSSKITSTQRIVMGQNFDIHKELNCYSDMVEDQRRILYAERLRILKGEQPLSPAEQRVRLFYIDEFWADHLAYVSYLREGIHLESLASRNPIDEFHAQITEAYEQIPSKINIASENMLEKLGGSNDPAEWEKFGLKSPASTRTYIINDQYLQNKRTSWTGTTVFAYWLRTVARPIFKLSKY, encoded by the coding sequence ATGAATATAGCCGTCAAATTGATGCATAAATTCAAAGACCGCGACACCCAGAATAAGCTGAAAGTTTATCAGGACAAAGTGGAGCTCATCAGAAAACGGAATTTGGAAGCATGGGACGATGGGCAGCTTCAAGCGGAATCCCTCCGGCTACAAAAGGAAGCAAAATCAGGTACACCTTTGGATGAGCTGCTTATCGCTGCTTATGCGTTAGTATGCGAGGCAGCGAAGAGAAAGCTTGGATTAAATCCTTACGATGTCCAGATCATGGCTGCCATCGCTCTGCACGAGAGATTCTTGATCGAGCAGCATACCGGTGAAGGAAAAACACTTTCTGCTGTTATGCCTGCATATCTAAATGCACTGACTGGCAAAGGCATTCATGTTCTGACTTTTAACGATTATTTAGCCAAACGGGATGCGGAATGGATGGGCCCGATCTATCGTTTTCTCGGGTTAACGGTAAACTCGGTTCAAGCGGGCATGAGCCTGTCCGAAAAACAGGAAGCATACGCCAAGGATATAACCTATGTTACGGCCAAAGAAGCGGGATTCGATTACTTGCGCGACTCAATTGCACTAAACGAAGCCGATACCGTGCATCGTCCTTTCCACTACGTCATCGTCGACGAAGCGGATTCGCTGCTTCTCGACGAAGCACGGGTACCGCTGGTCATCAGCGGAGATATGCCCTCTTCCAGGAGCGACGGCTTTCGTTTCGCAGAAGTAGCTCGGCAGCTTAAGAGAGATGGACATTACGACTTCGACGAGTTCCAGCGGAACGTTTACTTAAATGAAACAGGCGCTGCGCATGCGGAATTGATGCTGGGATGCGGCAATTTATACGATAGCCATAACAGTCACTTGCTGACTTCTTTAAATTGCGCGCTGCATGCGGAATCGTTATTAAAGAAAGACATAGATTACATCGTCCGGGACGGAAAAATCGAGCTGATCGAAGAATATACCGGCCGAGTGGCGGAGAACCGGTATTTGCCGGACGGGCTGCAAGCCGCGCTTACGGCAAAAGAAGGGCTGTACTCCATAGCCGGCGGGAAAATTCTCGGGACGATCACCATTCAACACTTCATTAGCCTGTATCCGCAGATTTGCGGAATGACGGCTACCGCTCATGCTTCCGCGATGGACTTCGAAGATATTTATGCGCTCCAGGTGCTGCAAATTCCACCGAACCGGCCAAACATTCGAATCGACCATCTGCACCGGATTTATACCCATAAAGAAGCCAAGCTTAAGGCACTCGTACAAGAAATCTCATCCGTCCATAGGACGGGACGTCCAATTCTCATTGGTACGTCAAGCGTCGAGGAGTCTGCCATGCTGGCAGAGGCGCTAGCGGTTTCGGGCGTATCTTGCCATGTTCTAAATGCGAAAAACGACGCAGAAGAAGCCGACATCATCGCCAAAGCGGGAGAAATCGGTGCAGTGACTGTGTCTACAAATATGGCGGGACGCGGGGTCGACATCCGGCTCGGCGGCGGCGACCCTGCGCAAGCAGAGGTAATCGCCAAGCTAGGCGGGTTGTACGTAATTGCCACCCATGTGAACGAAAGCGTGCGGATCGACGACCAGTTGCGCGGGCGTTCCGGTCGCCAAGGCGACCCCGGAGCTTCCGTTTTTTATGTAAGCTTGGAGGACGAGTTACTGCTTCGCTTCGGCATCCATAAAGCAGTTCGCGCTCCCAGGCAGGATGAGGCTCTTGAAGAGACAGGGCTCAGCAGCAAGATCACAAGTACTCAGCGTATTGTTATGGGCCAAAACTTCGATATCCACAAGGAACTGAACTGTTATTCGGATATGGTGGAGGATCAGAGGCGAATTCTATACGCGGAGCGGCTGCGAATTTTGAAAGGCGAGCAGCCGTTGAGCCCAGCGGAGCAGCGGGTACGGCTTTTTTATATCGACGAATTCTGGGCTGACCATCTTGCATACGTTTCTTACCTTCGTGAAGGCATTCACTTAGAGAGCCTTGCCAGCCGCAATCCAATCGACGAATTTCATGCGCAAATCACTGAAGCCTACGAGCAAATTCCTTCTAAAATAAATATCGCGTCAGAAAATATGCTTGAAAAGCTCGGAGGTTCAAATGATCCGGCAGAGTGGGAAAAGTTCGGTCTGAAAAGCCCTGCTTCCACCCGGACTTATATTATCAACGATCAATACCTACAGAATAAGCGAACCTCATGGACCGGAACGACCGTATTTGCTTATTGGCTTCGCACGGTTGCGAGGCCGATATTCAAGCTGTCAAAATATTGA
- a CDS encoding sensor histidine kinase produces MRFWHKILLSVLALFIAALDVSVIMVMKKSWQLNMDSEMQRASSEQLLIANNIYENLNSIQARGTALTPILLASVSESYGDYYRKQGIYLQLWENDRMIYPPQKGQFGKSNLGKGDQPVSSDERSIQLSTQLPAPYQHLLLVYQRDISELFNKQQELNRFFVMINWIVGPVLLLLLYLLIRHLSKPLKLLSETSKTIAEGDYTKRVQLRSKDEFGELALNFNRMAEAVEQRVTELSDMAEEKQRMVDNLAHELRTPLTSMQGFAEFLTTANIGQEEQQTAGGYILSETLRLKNLAFKLLDLSVLRHQPLALQQVDISELFQAIQQTERPKLTDAGIRFHVQHTISNVWGDPDLLASLLVNLVENAIHASQQGSEIHMLAYELDGEAVLEIRDTGTGITAEMAKRVFEPFYRGDQARSREYGGAGLGLSLCRQIAEAHKARLSLNSVLGEGTSIRLFLQLYNNCPPTL; encoded by the coding sequence ATGAGATTCTGGCATAAGATTCTGCTGTCGGTACTCGCTCTCTTTATTGCCGCTCTGGATGTAAGTGTCATTATGGTGATGAAAAAAAGCTGGCAGCTAAACATGGACAGTGAAATGCAGAGAGCATCCAGTGAGCAATTGTTAATTGCCAACAATATTTATGAGAACCTTAATTCTATTCAAGCGCGGGGAACGGCATTGACCCCTATTCTACTGGCCAGCGTCTCTGAGTCCTATGGAGATTACTACCGTAAGCAGGGAATCTATTTGCAGCTATGGGAGAACGACCGAATGATTTACCCTCCCCAAAAAGGACAATTCGGGAAATCTAATTTGGGAAAAGGCGATCAGCCTGTATCCTCAGACGAACGCTCTATTCAGCTCTCCACTCAGCTTCCTGCTCCTTACCAGCATTTGCTGCTTGTCTATCAGCGTGATATCAGTGAGCTCTTCAACAAGCAACAGGAACTGAACCGCTTTTTTGTAATGATTAACTGGATCGTGGGACCCGTTCTACTGCTTCTTCTTTATCTTCTAATCCGGCATCTAAGCAAGCCGCTAAAGCTCCTGTCAGAGACCAGCAAAACAATCGCCGAAGGCGACTATACGAAACGGGTGCAGCTGCGCAGCAAAGATGAATTTGGCGAACTGGCCTTGAACTTCAACCGGATGGCGGAGGCCGTGGAGCAGAGGGTTACGGAACTCTCAGACATGGCTGAAGAGAAACAAAGGATGGTAGATAATTTGGCCCACGAGTTGCGCACGCCTTTGACCAGCATGCAGGGGTTCGCCGAGTTTCTGACCACGGCCAATATTGGACAGGAAGAACAGCAAACTGCGGGTGGCTATATTCTTAGTGAAACCCTTCGTCTCAAGAATCTGGCCTTCAAGCTGCTGGATTTGTCTGTCCTCCGGCATCAGCCGTTGGCACTTCAGCAGGTGGATATTTCGGAACTATTTCAAGCTATCCAACAGACGGAGCGCCCAAAATTAACGGATGCTGGCATAAGATTTCATGTCCAACATACGATTTCAAATGTCTGGGGAGATCCCGATTTACTAGCTTCATTATTGGTAAATCTGGTTGAGAATGCGATTCATGCCTCCCAGCAAGGCAGCGAAATCCACATGCTGGCCTATGAGCTGGATGGAGAAGCCGTGCTAGAAATCCGTGATACGGGAACCGGAATCACCGCAGAGATGGCTAAACGTGTGTTTGAACCTTTCTATCGGGGAGACCAGGCTCGTTCCCGTGAATATGGCGGCGCTGGTCTAGGATTATCATTATGTCGGCAAATTGCTGAAGCGCATAAGGCCAGACTATCCTTAAACTCTGTCCTCGGCGAGGGAACTAGCATCAGACTCTTTTTACAACTCTATAACAACTGCCCTCCTACTCTATAA
- a CDS encoding response regulator transcription factor — protein sequence MANILVVEDERAINDLITMNLKLVGHTYSKAYRGPEVFEILEREKTDLILLDVMLPELDGFEVMQRIAHMQVPVILITAKNSLADRIKGFELGADDYIIKPFEILELLARINVVLRRGEKGTSSFICDNVEVRYLERQVLVDQTPVDLTVREFELLDVLIRNRNIALSREKLLELAWGYDFEGDTRTVDVHIRQLRKKLGWEERIKTIFKLGYRLEVQS from the coding sequence ATGGCAAATATATTGGTAGTAGAAGATGAACGAGCGATTAATGATTTAATTACAATGAATCTCAAGCTGGTTGGACATACATATAGCAAGGCATACCGTGGACCGGAGGTTTTCGAAATTCTGGAGCGTGAAAAGACTGATTTGATTCTGCTGGATGTTATGCTTCCGGAATTGGATGGTTTTGAGGTGATGCAGCGGATTGCACATATGCAGGTTCCAGTGATTTTGATCACCGCCAAGAATTCTTTGGCTGACCGCATTAAAGGCTTCGAGCTGGGCGCGGATGATTATATCATTAAACCCTTTGAAATTCTTGAATTGCTGGCAAGAATCAATGTAGTCCTGCGCAGGGGTGAAAAAGGCACTTCCAGCTTCATTTGCGATAATGTTGAGGTGCGTTACCTGGAACGGCAAGTTTTAGTAGATCAGACACCGGTTGATTTGACCGTTAGGGAATTCGAGCTGCTTGATGTATTAATTCGTAACCGGAATATTGCATTGTCGAGGGAAAAGCTGCTGGAATTGGCGTGGGGCTATGATTTTGAGGGCGACACCCGCACCGTGGATGTTCACATCCGGCAGCTACGTAAAAAGCTGGGCTGGGAAGAACGGATCAAAACCATTTTTAAGCTAGGCTACCGCCTGGAAGTTCAGAGCTAA
- a CDS encoding sulfurtransferase: MEPIVSTRWLLARLYEPELVIVDCRFLLTDPEAGRKAYTEDHIPGAIYFHLEEQLSAPVSAHGGRHPLPEISKLTTVLSKVGINRDSIVVAYDDQGGAYASRLWWMLKYLGHERVFVMDEGYSAWKKASFPVSDHQAVRIPSQYEADVQKKMLVSMEDVQNVVNDGGALLIDSRESRRYEGLEEPIDPKAGHIPGAINKFWKEVLDEQGRWKSTEVLKEHYEGIDPEQEIIVYCGSGVSACPNVLALGKAGYRNVKLYAGSWSDWISYEENPVAIGEE; this comes from the coding sequence ATGGAACCAATCGTTTCTACCCGATGGCTGCTTGCTCGGTTATACGAACCTGAACTGGTTATAGTCGATTGCCGTTTTTTACTTACGGATCCGGAAGCTGGGCGTAAAGCCTATACGGAAGATCATATTCCCGGCGCAATCTATTTTCATCTAGAAGAACAACTCTCCGCTCCAGTAAGCGCACACGGGGGGCGCCACCCCCTACCAGAAATCTCGAAGCTAACCACCGTTCTTAGCAAGGTTGGCATTAACAGAGATAGTATTGTCGTTGCTTATGATGATCAAGGTGGTGCCTACGCTTCCCGTCTGTGGTGGATGCTTAAATATTTGGGACATGAACGTGTGTTTGTAATGGATGAAGGCTACTCTGCTTGGAAAAAAGCATCCTTCCCCGTCAGTGATCATCAAGCGGTTAGGATTCCTAGCCAGTATGAAGCAGATGTTCAGAAGAAGATGCTTGTTAGCATGGAAGATGTGCAAAATGTGGTTAACGACGGTGGTGCACTATTGATTGATTCCCGCGAGTCCCGTCGCTATGAAGGGCTGGAAGAACCGATTGATCCGAAGGCAGGTCATATTCCTGGGGCGATCAATAAGTTCTGGAAAGAAGTGCTGGATGAGCAAGGACGCTGGAAATCAACTGAGGTGCTGAAAGAGCATTATGAGGGAATTGATCCTGAGCAAGAAATTATCGTGTACTGTGGTTCAGGTGTAAGTGCCTGCCCGAATGTGCTTGCGCTTGGAAAAGCTGGGTATAGGAATGTGAAATTGTATGCGGGTAGTTGGAGTGATTGGATTTCGTATGAGGAGAATCCGGTGGCGATAGGAGAAGAATAG
- a CDS encoding ABC transporter ATP-binding protein produces the protein MKQGSDERMQDSIVLQMNGVSKIIKGKSIVDKLTFDIRKGEIVGLLGPNGAGKTTTIRMMTGLIRMSEGDVIVQGHSVKSDFNKAIGHIGAIIENPEFYSYMTGLDNLKQYQRMTDNIEAGRIDEVVELVGLQEAMNKKVKAYSLGMRQRLGIAQALLNRPKLLILDEPTNGLDPAGIREMRDYMRRIAEVEGISILISSHLLTEIEQICHRAIVIQNGKLVTVTTIGGEQETVADVKLTIRVGSVESAINILEGLEYAELLSMDSARSEVTINLHDSKVPELVSTFSNKGVGIYRIAENKQSLEEDFLKWTGGNRIA, from the coding sequence ATGAAGCAGGGAAGTGATGAACGCATGCAGGATTCAATCGTGCTGCAAATGAATGGGGTAAGCAAGATCATTAAAGGGAAATCCATTGTGGATAAGCTGACATTTGATATCCGTAAGGGAGAAATTGTTGGGCTATTGGGACCCAATGGTGCAGGGAAGACAACAACGATTCGGATGATGACGGGTCTTATACGGATGAGTGAAGGCGATGTGATCGTTCAAGGTCACAGTGTTAAGAGTGATTTTAATAAAGCTATTGGACATATTGGAGCGATTATTGAAAATCCAGAGTTCTATTCGTATATGACAGGGCTTGATAATCTAAAGCAATACCAGAGAATGACAGATAATATTGAGGCTGGAAGAATTGATGAGGTTGTGGAATTGGTAGGACTTCAGGAAGCGATGAATAAGAAAGTGAAGGCCTATTCGCTTGGTATGCGTCAACGTCTTGGGATTGCTCAGGCGTTACTGAACCGACCAAAGTTATTGATTCTAGATGAACCTACGAACGGTCTTGACCCAGCAGGCATACGAGAAATGCGTGATTATATGCGTAGGATTGCTGAGGTTGAAGGGATTTCTATTCTAATATCCAGCCACTTACTGACTGAAATTGAACAAATTTGTCACCGGGCCATCGTGATTCAGAACGGCAAATTGGTGACCGTTACAACGATAGGTGGGGAGCAGGAGACAGTTGCAGATGTGAAACTAACCATTCGTGTAGGCTCAGTAGAATCAGCAATTAACATCTTGGAAGGTCTAGAATACGCAGAGCTATTGTCTATGGATAGTGCTCGTTCTGAGGTGACAATAAATCTGCATGACAGTAAAGTGCCGGAACTAGTGTCGACTTTTAGTAATAAAGGGGTAGGTATTTACCGGATTGCAGAGAATAAACAAAGCTTAGAGGAAGATTTCTTGAAATGGACAGGAGGGAACCGAATTGCGTAG